The Deltaproteobacteria bacterium genomic interval CACTGTCCGGCATACAGGACCATGGACAAAAAATATCAGCTTGTCATCAAAACTGAACTTTGTAAGGCCTGCCAGGCGCTTTAAGATTTTGTCAATAAATATGTCAGCAGCCTTGGCCAGCGCCAGATAGACCAGCACTGTGACCAGGGCTTCAAGGCCGGGCACGTCATGGAGTATCTTGAACCGGTCTAATAAGGGGTGTAAAAAATTCATATTGACACCAAACAGGTGCTATATTATATGGCAACCTTGTCTTCAGACAAGCAAAATACATATTTATAGGAGGATAGATTGGCCAATCATAAATCTGCCTTTAAGAGGGCGCGTCAGAACCGAAAGCGTCAATTACGCAATAAATCCCAAAAGACCAGAGTAAAAAACGTCATAAAGGCACTTGAGGCTGCTATCAAAGAGAAATCACCCGCAGAGATCCAGGAGCATATGCATCTGGCTCAAAAGGTCATTGCCAAGGCGGCGGCCAAGGGCGCTATTCACAGGCGTAGAGCTTCACGGAATATTTCCAGGCTGAGCATAAAAGTTCACCGGGTACTGCTGACGGCTCAGGCATCTGATTAAAAAACACCTGTAATCCTGTGATACACTATATCAGCCACGTCACGGCTGAGCTTCTGCAGGGCCTCATCCTTGAGGGATTCGGTCTCCATCACATCTCTCCCAACAACAAAACCTTCCTCTCTTACAATATTACTGGTCTGCCATATGACCTTGCCGCTTTCGCGGTGTTTCAAGTGCAACGAGCATGTTGCGTAAATTCGTCGTTCAATAGTCTGGTCATATCGAATATAAGAAAGACCGTAGGTACTTATACTTACAATCTCTCCCTCAAGGATTACGTCGGCTTCATCCTTTGGAACAAGCTTCAGCCCTCTGCCTCTCAGAAATTCATGTCTGAGCTCTTCAGTAATCCAAACCCCAAGGAGAAGTTCGTTGCTGCGGTTTGTCCATGGTGCCACATATACGGTTTTTATCCATGAAGGTAATGACTCCACGCGCTCGGCACAATGGTATCCACAGCCTGATAGCGAGGTCCAGAAGATACCGATGGCAAAAACGGCAAGGACAAAAGGTCCCGTATGACATATACGAAAAACAATTTCAAGAATCCTGATCACTTATAGATCTCTCAGTAAAAAATATTTAATTCCTCACTACGATGTTTATCAGTCTCCCTGGCACATGTATGATCTTCTGTACAGCCTTGCCTTCTGTGTACCGCTTTACCTTCGGATCATCCAGGGCCATATATTCGATGATCTCCTTATCAGCACTCTGAGCTACCCTCAGCTGGCTGCGAAGCTTGCCGTTTACCTGTATCACGATATCTACAGTATCGGCCCGTGCGACCTCTGGATCTGCAGCAGGCCATGGTCCAAGACCTATAGTCCCTTGATGGCCGAGAAGATGCCACAGTTCGTCTGCTATGTGAGGCACCATTGGAAAGAGCAAGATCAGCACTGCTTCCATGGCCTCTCTCAGTACAGCCCAATCCCCATGTTGGTCAATCTCAGGAGTTCCATACTGGTTGAGGTAGGCCATTATCTCATTGATCAATTCCATGACCGCACTGATAGCCGTATTGAAATGAAAACGCTGTTCAATGTCTTCGGTAACTTTTAAAATCGTCTGGTGTGTTTTTTGTCTGATGGCCTTAGATGCCTTTGTCCCCTGGATCAGTGTCTCCTTGTCAGTCCGTGCCGAGGTCAAGCCCTCAAGATTTTCCGTAACCAGACGCCAGATCCGGTGCAGAAACCTGTGGGCGCCTTCAACCCCTTGATCGCTCCATTCAAGATCCCTCTCCGGCGGAGAAGCAAAGAGGATGAAGAGGCGGATCGTATCGACTCCGTAAATACGGATCATCTCATCAGGGTCAACCACGTTCCCTTTGGATTTGGACATCTTTGCTCCATCCTTGAGGACCATGCCTTGAGTCAAAAGATTTGTAAAAGGCTCGTCTGCCGAGAGCCATCCCAGGTCCCGAAGGGCCTTGGTAAAGAATCTTGCATACAGGAGATGTAATATGGCGTGTTCAATTCCACCTATATACTGATTTACAGGGAGCCACATATCCACCCTTTCTCGATCAAGTGGGGCCGAGGTCTCATCAGGGCACGTGAATCTCGCAAAATACCAGGATGACTCCACAAAGGTATCCATAGTGTCGGTCTCCCGCCGGGCAGGTCCGCCGCACTCGGGACAGGTTGTAGACCAGAAATCTTCAAGACCTGGAAGGGGAGACCGGCCCCGCGCGTCCAGTTGGGCATCCAGGGGAAGGATCACGGGCAGGTCTTGCTTCCTGACCGGTACGATCCCGCATGTATCGCAATGGACCATGGGAATAGGCGTCCCCCAATAGCGCTGCCTGGATATCCCCCAATCCCTCAGGCGATAGCTGATCTTTTGATTCCCAAGGCCCTTGGCCTCCAGATCTCTGGTTATGGCATCCTTAGCCTGCTCATTATGCATGCCATCAAAAGGACCGGAGTTGACAAGGGTGCCAGGGCCCTCCCATGCTTCCTTCATGGTCTCGGGTTTCAGGTTTTCTCCCTCTGGTTGAATTACGACTTTTATGGGCAACCCATACTCCCTGGCAAACTCGAAGTCTCTCTGGTCATGAGCAGGAACAGCCATCACCGCTCCTGTGCCGTATTCCATTAACACGAAATTGGCAATGTAGATCGGGATACTCTCGCCGGTCAGCGGATGCCTGGCATAGGCCCCGGTGAAGACACCTTCTTTGGATTTAGTGATTTGTTGATTTGTTGATTTAGTAATTTGTCTTTCTCTTGAAGATATTTTGTCCCAATGCTCTATAAAGGCCTTTACTTCTTCTTCCCGGTCTGTGCCCATACAGAGTTCCAGGGCCATAGGGTGCTCCGGTGACAGGCTCATGAAGGTTGCCCCCATAAGGGTATCCGGTCTGGTAGTAAATATCCTGATTTCGCCATCCTCTCCCGCCAGCGGGAATGTGATCTCTGCCCCCACACTGCGACCGATCCAGTTGCGCTGCATCGTGAGGACCTTTTCCGGCCACCCGGTCAGCCTGTCACATCCTTCCAGCAGTTCCCGGGCATAGTCAGTAATCCTGAAAAACCACCCATCGAGTTCTTTTTCCACTACCTGTGTATCGCAACGCCAGCACCTGCCGTCCTCTACCTGTTCGTTGGCAAGGACTGTCCGGCAGCCTTCACACCAGTTGACCTTGGATTTCCGGCGATATACGAGTCCTGCCTCGAACATCTGGATAAAGAAGAGCTGTTCCCAGCGATAGTACTCAGGATCACATGTGGCAAATTCTCTCTTCCAGTCATATGACAATCCCAGACGTCTGAGCTGTTTGCGCATGTAGTCGATGTTTTCATAAGTCCATGTGGCAGGATGTGTCCCGTGTTCAATGGCGGCATTCTCAGCAGGCATACCAAAGGCGTCCCACCCCATGGGATGCAGGACGTTGTAGCCTTGCATGCGTTTATACCGGGCCACCACATCCCCTATGGTGTAATTCCTGACATGACCCATGTGTATCCGGCCTGAAGGATAGGGAAACATCTCCAGGACATAATAGCAGGGTCTGGAGCTATCCTCCCTGGCGGAAAAAAGATCCTCTTTCGCCCAGACAGCCTGATGCCTTTCTTCTATCG includes:
- a CDS encoding 30S ribosomal protein S20, with the protein product MANHKSAFKRARQNRKRQLRNKSQKTRVKNVIKALEAAIKEKSPAEIQEHMHLAQKVIAKAAAKGAIHRRRASRNISRLSIKVHRVLLTAQASD
- a CDS encoding leucine--tRNA ligase, encoding MTIRYDFKTIEERHQAVWAKEDLFSAREDSSRPCYYVLEMFPYPSGRIHMGHVRNYTIGDVVARYKRMQGYNVLHPMGWDAFGMPAENAAIEHGTHPATWTYENIDYMRKQLRRLGLSYDWKREFATCDPEYYRWEQLFFIQMFEAGLVYRRKSKVNWCEGCRTVLANEQVEDGRCWRCDTQVVEKELDGWFFRITDYARELLEGCDRLTGWPEKVLTMQRNWIGRSVGAEITFPLAGEDGEIRIFTTRPDTLMGATFMSLSPEHPMALELCMGTDREEEVKAFIEHWDKISSRERQITKSTNQQITKSKEGVFTGAYARHPLTGESIPIYIANFVLMEYGTGAVMAVPAHDQRDFEFAREYGLPIKVVIQPEGENLKPETMKEAWEGPGTLVNSGPFDGMHNEQAKDAITRDLEAKGLGNQKISYRLRDWGISRQRYWGTPIPMVHCDTCGIVPVRKQDLPVILPLDAQLDARGRSPLPGLEDFWSTTCPECGGPARRETDTMDTFVESSWYFARFTCPDETSAPLDRERVDMWLPVNQYIGGIEHAILHLLYARFFTKALRDLGWLSADEPFTNLLTQGMVLKDGAKMSKSKGNVVDPDEMIRIYGVDTIRLFILFASPPERDLEWSDQGVEGAHRFLHRIWRLVTENLEGLTSARTDKETLIQGTKASKAIRQKTHQTILKVTEDIEQRFHFNTAISAVMELINEIMAYLNQYGTPEIDQHGDWAVLREAMEAVLILLFPMVPHIADELWHLLGHQGTIGLGPWPAADPEVARADTVDIVIQVNGKLRSQLRVAQSADKEIIEYMALDDPKVKRYTEGKAVQKIIHVPGRLINIVVRN